From Aliamphritea hakodatensis:
CACAATCATCATCGTCGCGATGATAATTGAGGTTCTGGTGCCGGATTTAATCATTTACTTCAAGCTGCACCAGTTGCCAGATTGCACGTGAATAGTAAGTCCCGTTTTCAAGCTCAGCATGTTCCGACCAAGGATAGATTACCCAGACAGGCCCTTTAGTCCGGACGGTCAGAGGCTCGCCATTCTTCTGAATGGCCAGAATCACATCAAAGGATTTAAAGTCTTCGGTGGGAATTTCGATTTTATATTCATTTGCGGCAAGCGCTGAGACAGCACTGCCCCGGGCACCGGCTGCCGCCAGTATATCCCGCACCAGCGGACCACTGAACTCGGTCACCCCTTCGGTCCAGCGGGTTTCAGTACGAATCACCCGCTGCGGAAACTGTAGCAGCTGCTCACGGTCCAGTTGCAGACCATTGTCTGTATTATGCTCAGCAATGTTTCCGGTGAGCGTCAGGAGAACCTTCCCCTTCGGTACATCCAGATGAATATCCTGTGCTAACACAGCCGCAGAAAAGAAACAGCATGCAAACCATATACATAATTTTTGCTTCAACATCACAGCCTCCCGTGAAATCAAACACAAACAATACTCATAGGTTCTGATTCTGCTTCCTTTTGCGAACGTACATCTGCCTTTTCGGTTAAATGCCTGAGCCGGATTCCAGCCGCTGAATACATCAGCCGGACCCCCTGCAAACATCTAT
This genomic window contains:
- a CDS encoding molybdopterin-dependent oxidoreductase is translated as MLKQKLCIWFACCFFSAAVLAQDIHLDVPKGKVLLTLTGNIAEHNTDNGLQLDREQLLQFPQRVIRTETRWTEGVTEFSGPLVRDILAAAGARGSAVSALAANEYKIEIPTEDFKSFDVILAIQKNGEPLTVRTKGPVWVIYPWSEHAELENGTYYSRAIWQLVQLEVND